From the Lathyrus oleraceus cultivar Zhongwan6 chromosome 4, CAAS_Psat_ZW6_1.0, whole genome shotgun sequence genome, one window contains:
- the LOC127138274 gene encoding C2 and GRAM domain-containing protein At1g03370 isoform X2, which produces MMKLVVRVIEAKNLVGLDSNGLSELYVQLKVGKQKFKTKVIKNLTPVWDEQFCFCVDDLKEKLVISLKDLKDEEKFIHNHLVARLKLPISLVFEEDNKSLGEVWYSLKSKKKKFKNKEGGEIHLSIFISQNHASMESNASNASNASSDQLSNSRKYSDVVTCSPSQSSNGRSNSSSPVREEIAPSKDEKTLQKTFTSRLAQIFNKLSDVPSVSPNISMDYDLSETDKVEAGEIKTEDQTSDETFEEIVRKMQSVDQESEIPSNLPGGVLIDQLYVIATEDLNVLLFSPSSSFPKSVSEVQGTTEVQMGPWKLENENKTLKRSLTYVKAATKLMKAIKGYEEQTYLKADGKNFAVLASVSTPDVMYGSTFKAEVLYVITTGPELSSEEQCSRLVISWRMNFLQSTMMKGVIENGARQGMKESFDQYAILLSQTVKPVDSKDLGSTKEQALASLKAEPHSEWKFAMHYFANFTFISTFIMGLYVLIHIWLATPTTIEGLETYGLDLPDSISEFAVCAILTLQGQRMWGLILRFMRARSRKGSDHGIKARGDGWLLTVALLEGSNMPAIDSSRLCNPYIVFTCNGKTRGSSIKFRKSDPLWNEIFEFDAMDEPPSVLDVEVCDFDGPFDEPQSLGHAEINFLKTNISDLADLWVSLEGKLAPACQTKLHLRIFLDNTRGGNVVKHYISKMEKEVGKKINLRSPQTNSAFQKLFGLPPEEFLINDFTCHLKRKMPLQGRLFVSARIIGFHANLFGHKTKFFLLWEDVEDIQIVPPTFSSMGSPIIVITLRQGRGVDAKHGAKTQDELGRLKFHFQSFVSFNVANRTIMALWKARSLSIEQKVQLVEDDPENESVTSEESVTLIGSDDVSMSEVHSCALQVPVSFFMELFSGGELDCRIMEKSGCASYSYTPWVSENNNVYERAVYYKFEKRISRYKVEVTSTQQKSLLDGNGCVLEEVMNFHGVPLGDYFNVIAPSLSN; this is translated from the exons ATGATGAAGCTTGTGGTTCGTGTGATTGAGGCAAAAAACTTGGTGGGTTTGGATTCAAATGGGTTGAGTGAACTATATGTGCAGTTAAAGGTAGGAAAACAAAAGTTTAAAACAAAGGTGATTAAGAATTTGACACCAGTTTGGGATGAACAATTCTGTTTTTGTGTTGATGACCTTAAAGAAAAACTTGTTATCTCTCTCAAGGATCTCAAGGATGAAGAGAAGTTCATTCATAATCATTTGGTTGCGAGACTTAAACTCCCGATTTCACTTGTTTTCGAGGAGGATAATAAATCCCTCGGCGAGGTTTGGTATTCGTTGAAATCCAAAAAGAAGAAGTTCAAGAATAAGGAGGGTG GTGAGATTCATTTGAGTATATTTATTTCCCAAAATCATGCATCGATGGAATCAAATGCTTCTAATGCTTCTAATGCTTCTAGTGATCAGTTATCAAATTCAAGAAAATATAGTGATGTGGTTACCTGTTCTCCTTCACAATCATCCAACGGGCGTTCGAACTCGTCTTCGCCTGTGAGGGAAGAAATTGCTCCTTCTAAGGATGAGAAAACTTTACAAAAAACATTTACTAGCCGACTTGCTCAAATATTTAATAAACTTTCTGACGTGCCTTCGGTTTCACCTAATATAAGCATGGACTATGACTTATCGGAGACGGATAAAGTTGAAGCTGGTGAGATCAAAACGGAGGACCAGACTTCTGATGAAACTTTTGAAGAAATTGTGAGAAAAATGCAGTCTGTAGATCAAGAAAGTGAAATTCCTAGCAACTTACCTGGAGGGGTTCTTATCGATCAATTATATGTTATTGCAACGGAAGACTTGAATGTGTTACTATTTTCACCTAGTTCAAGTTTTCCCAAGTCGGTATCGGAAGTACAAGGTACTACAGAGGTGCAAATGGGTCCTTGGAAGTTAGAGAACGAGAATAAAACCTTGAAAAGATCGCTTACATACGTCAAGGCCGCAACTAAATTAATGAAGGCTATCAAAGGCTACGAGGAACAAACGTATTTGAAAGCCGATGGGAAGAACTTTGCGGTTCTGGCAAGTGTTAGCACTCCTGATGTTATGTATGGAAGCACGTTTAAGGCGGAAGTACTTTACGTGATCACTACTGGACCCGAGTTGTCATCAGAAGAACAATGTTCGCGATTGGTGATATCGTGGAGAATGAATTTCTTACAAAGCACCATGATGAAAGGAGTGATAGAAAACGGAGCTCGACAAGGTATGAAGGAATCCTTCGATCAGTATGCCATTTTGTTATCTCAAACTGTTAAGCCTGTTGACTCGAAGGATCTTGGTTCTACCAAGGAACAAGCTTTAGCGTCGTTAAAGGCAGAGCCTCATTCAGAATGGAAGTTCGCAATGCATTATTTCGCTAATTTCACGTTCATCTCAACTTTCATAATGGGGTTGTATGTTCTTATCCACATCTGGTTGGCTACACCAACCACGATTGAAGGGCTCGAGACTTATGGACTTGACTTGCCAGATTCAATTAGTGAATTTGCGGTTTGTGCTATTTTGACTCTTCAAGGTCAACGCATGTGGGGTTTGATCTTGCGTTTCATGCGAGCTAGATCAAGAAAAG GTAGTGATCATGGAATTAAAGCACGAGGAGATGGATGGCTACTAACCGTGGCCTTACTCGAAGGAAGCAATATGCCGGCTATTGATTCAAGCCGACTTTGTAATCCATATATTGTTTTTACTTGCAATGGGAAAACAAGAGGTAGCTCAATCAAGTTCCGCAAATCTGATCCTTTATGGAATG AAATATTTGAGTTCGATGCAATGGACGAGCCTCCGTCTGTGTTGGATGTGGAAGTTTGTGATTTTGACGGACCCTTTGACGAACCTCAATCTCTAGGACATGCCGAAATCAACTTCCTTAAAACAAACATATCGGATCTTGCTGATTTATGGGTGTCTCTTGAAGGAAAGTTAGCTCCGGCATGCCAGACTAAATTGCACTTGAGAATTTTCTTGGACAACACTAGAGGTGGGAATGTCGTAAAACACTATATAAGTAAAATGGAGAAAGAAGTCGGGAAGAAG ATTAATTTGCGATCTCCTCAAACAAATTCAGCGTTTCAGAAACTCTTTGGACTTCCACCCGAGGAATTTCTCATCAATGATTTCACCTGTCATTTGAAAAGAAAAATGCCCCTACAG GGTCGTCTATTTGTTTCAGCAAGAATAATTGGATTTCATGCAAATTTGTTCGGACACAAGACAAAATTCTTTTTGCTTTGGGAAGACGTTGAAGACATACAGATCGTTCCTCCTACATTTTCATCAATGGGCAGTCCAATAATTGTCATAACTCTTCGTCAAGGGAGAGGCGTGGATGCAAAACACGGTGCAAAAACGCAAGATGAGCTAGGAAGACTCAAGTTCCATTTCCAATCGTTTGTATCTTTCAATGTTGCAAACAG GACTATCATGGCACTCTGGAAAGCGAGATCTTTGAGTATTGAACAAAAGGTCCAATTAGTTGAAGACGACCCTGAAAACGAAAGTGTTACCAGCGAAGAGAGTGTAACATTAATTGGCAGCGATGACGTTAGTATGTCCGAAGTTCATTCTTGTGCTCTTCAAGTTCCT GTCAGTTTCTTCATGGAGCTATTTAGTGGAGGTGAGTTGGACTGTAGGATCATGGAAAAATCTGGTTGTGCTAGTTATTCTTATACCCCTTGGGTATCCGAGAACAACAATGTCTATGAAAGGGCGGTATATTACAAATTTGAAAAACGTATTTCACGTTATAAAGTCGAAGTAACGAGTACTCAACAAAAATCTCTTTTGGATGGAAATGGTTGTGTTTTGGAAGAAGTTATGAACTTTCATGGAGTTCCTCTTGGTGATTATTTTAATGTGA TTGCACCTTCGCTATCAAATTGA
- the LOC127138274 gene encoding C2 and GRAM domain-containing protein At1g03370 isoform X3 codes for MMKLVVRVIEAKNLVGLDSNGLSELYVQLKVGKQKFKTKVIKNLTPVWDEQFCFCVDDLKEKLVISLKDLKDEEKFIHNHLVARLKLPISLVFEEDNKSLGEVWYSLKSKKKKFKNKEGGEIHLSIFISQNHASMESNASNASNASSDQLSNSRKYSDVVTCSPSQSSNGRSNSSSPVREEIAPSKDEKTLQKTFTSRLAQIFNKLSDVPSVSPNISMDYDLSETDKVEAGEIKTEDQTSDETFEEIVRKMQSVDQESEIPSNLPGGVLIDQLYVIATEDLNVLLFSPSSSFPKSVSEVQGTTEVQMGPWKLENENKTLKRSLTYVKAATKLMKAIKGYEEQTYLKADGKNFAVLASVSTPDVMYGSTFKAEVLYVITTGPELSSEEQCSRLVISWRMNFLQSTMMKGVIENGARQGMKESFDQYAILLSQTVKPVDSKDLGSTKEQALASLKAEPHSEWKFAMHYFANFTFISTFIMGLYVLIHIWLATPTTIEGLETYGLDLPDSISEFAVCAILTLQGQRMWGLILRFMRARSRKGSDHGIKARGDGWLLTVALLEGSNMPAIDSSRLCNPYIVFTCNGKTRGSSIKFRKSDPLWNEIFEFDAMDEPPSVLDVEVCDFDGPFDEPQSLGHAEINFLKTNISDLADLWVSLEGKLAPACQTKLHLRIFLDNTRGGNVVKHYISKMEKEVGKKINLRSPQTNSAFQKLFGLPPEEFLINDFTCHLKRKMPLQGRLFVSARIIGFHANLFGHKTKFFLLWEDVEDIQIVPPTFSSMGSPIIVITLRQGRGVDAKHGAKTQDELGRLKFHFQSFVSFNVANRTIMALWKARSLSIEQKVQLVEDDPENESVTSEESVTLIGSDDVSMSEVHSCALQVPFLHGAI; via the exons ATGATGAAGCTTGTGGTTCGTGTGATTGAGGCAAAAAACTTGGTGGGTTTGGATTCAAATGGGTTGAGTGAACTATATGTGCAGTTAAAGGTAGGAAAACAAAAGTTTAAAACAAAGGTGATTAAGAATTTGACACCAGTTTGGGATGAACAATTCTGTTTTTGTGTTGATGACCTTAAAGAAAAACTTGTTATCTCTCTCAAGGATCTCAAGGATGAAGAGAAGTTCATTCATAATCATTTGGTTGCGAGACTTAAACTCCCGATTTCACTTGTTTTCGAGGAGGATAATAAATCCCTCGGCGAGGTTTGGTATTCGTTGAAATCCAAAAAGAAGAAGTTCAAGAATAAGGAGGGTG GTGAGATTCATTTGAGTATATTTATTTCCCAAAATCATGCATCGATGGAATCAAATGCTTCTAATGCTTCTAATGCTTCTAGTGATCAGTTATCAAATTCAAGAAAATATAGTGATGTGGTTACCTGTTCTCCTTCACAATCATCCAACGGGCGTTCGAACTCGTCTTCGCCTGTGAGGGAAGAAATTGCTCCTTCTAAGGATGAGAAAACTTTACAAAAAACATTTACTAGCCGACTTGCTCAAATATTTAATAAACTTTCTGACGTGCCTTCGGTTTCACCTAATATAAGCATGGACTATGACTTATCGGAGACGGATAAAGTTGAAGCTGGTGAGATCAAAACGGAGGACCAGACTTCTGATGAAACTTTTGAAGAAATTGTGAGAAAAATGCAGTCTGTAGATCAAGAAAGTGAAATTCCTAGCAACTTACCTGGAGGGGTTCTTATCGATCAATTATATGTTATTGCAACGGAAGACTTGAATGTGTTACTATTTTCACCTAGTTCAAGTTTTCCCAAGTCGGTATCGGAAGTACAAGGTACTACAGAGGTGCAAATGGGTCCTTGGAAGTTAGAGAACGAGAATAAAACCTTGAAAAGATCGCTTACATACGTCAAGGCCGCAACTAAATTAATGAAGGCTATCAAAGGCTACGAGGAACAAACGTATTTGAAAGCCGATGGGAAGAACTTTGCGGTTCTGGCAAGTGTTAGCACTCCTGATGTTATGTATGGAAGCACGTTTAAGGCGGAAGTACTTTACGTGATCACTACTGGACCCGAGTTGTCATCAGAAGAACAATGTTCGCGATTGGTGATATCGTGGAGAATGAATTTCTTACAAAGCACCATGATGAAAGGAGTGATAGAAAACGGAGCTCGACAAGGTATGAAGGAATCCTTCGATCAGTATGCCATTTTGTTATCTCAAACTGTTAAGCCTGTTGACTCGAAGGATCTTGGTTCTACCAAGGAACAAGCTTTAGCGTCGTTAAAGGCAGAGCCTCATTCAGAATGGAAGTTCGCAATGCATTATTTCGCTAATTTCACGTTCATCTCAACTTTCATAATGGGGTTGTATGTTCTTATCCACATCTGGTTGGCTACACCAACCACGATTGAAGGGCTCGAGACTTATGGACTTGACTTGCCAGATTCAATTAGTGAATTTGCGGTTTGTGCTATTTTGACTCTTCAAGGTCAACGCATGTGGGGTTTGATCTTGCGTTTCATGCGAGCTAGATCAAGAAAAG GTAGTGATCATGGAATTAAAGCACGAGGAGATGGATGGCTACTAACCGTGGCCTTACTCGAAGGAAGCAATATGCCGGCTATTGATTCAAGCCGACTTTGTAATCCATATATTGTTTTTACTTGCAATGGGAAAACAAGAGGTAGCTCAATCAAGTTCCGCAAATCTGATCCTTTATGGAATG AAATATTTGAGTTCGATGCAATGGACGAGCCTCCGTCTGTGTTGGATGTGGAAGTTTGTGATTTTGACGGACCCTTTGACGAACCTCAATCTCTAGGACATGCCGAAATCAACTTCCTTAAAACAAACATATCGGATCTTGCTGATTTATGGGTGTCTCTTGAAGGAAAGTTAGCTCCGGCATGCCAGACTAAATTGCACTTGAGAATTTTCTTGGACAACACTAGAGGTGGGAATGTCGTAAAACACTATATAAGTAAAATGGAGAAAGAAGTCGGGAAGAAG ATTAATTTGCGATCTCCTCAAACAAATTCAGCGTTTCAGAAACTCTTTGGACTTCCACCCGAGGAATTTCTCATCAATGATTTCACCTGTCATTTGAAAAGAAAAATGCCCCTACAG GGTCGTCTATTTGTTTCAGCAAGAATAATTGGATTTCATGCAAATTTGTTCGGACACAAGACAAAATTCTTTTTGCTTTGGGAAGACGTTGAAGACATACAGATCGTTCCTCCTACATTTTCATCAATGGGCAGTCCAATAATTGTCATAACTCTTCGTCAAGGGAGAGGCGTGGATGCAAAACACGGTGCAAAAACGCAAGATGAGCTAGGAAGACTCAAGTTCCATTTCCAATCGTTTGTATCTTTCAATGTTGCAAACAG GACTATCATGGCACTCTGGAAAGCGAGATCTTTGAGTATTGAACAAAAGGTCCAATTAGTTGAAGACGACCCTGAAAACGAAAGTGTTACCAGCGAAGAGAGTGTAACATTAATTGGCAGCGATGACGTTAGTATGTCCGAAGTTCATTCTTGTGCTCTTCAAGTTCCT TTTCTTCATGGAGCTATTTAG
- the LOC127138274 gene encoding C2 and GRAM domain-containing protein At1g03370 isoform X1, producing MMKLVVRVIEAKNLVGLDSNGLSELYVQLKVGKQKFKTKVIKNLTPVWDEQFCFCVDDLKEKLVISLKDLKDEEKFIHNHLVARLKLPISLVFEEDNKSLGEVWYSLKSKKKKFKNKEGGEIHLSIFISQNHASMESNASNASNASSDQLSNSRKYSDVVTCSPSQSSNGRSNSSSPVREEIAPSKDEKTLQKTFTSRLAQIFNKLSDVPSVSPNISMDYDLSETDKVEAGEIKTEDQTSDETFEEIVRKMQSVDQESEIPSNLPGGVLIDQLYVIATEDLNVLLFSPSSSFPKSVSEVQGTTEVQMGPWKLENENKTLKRSLTYVKAATKLMKAIKGYEEQTYLKADGKNFAVLASVSTPDVMYGSTFKAEVLYVITTGPELSSEEQCSRLVISWRMNFLQSTMMKGVIENGARQGMKESFDQYAILLSQTVKPVDSKDLGSTKEQALASLKAEPHSEWKFAMHYFANFTFISTFIMGLYVLIHIWLATPTTIEGLETYGLDLPDSISEFAVCAILTLQGQRMWGLILRFMRARSRKGSDHGIKARGDGWLLTVALLEGSNMPAIDSSRLCNPYIVFTCNGKTRGSSIKFRKSDPLWNEIFEFDAMDEPPSVLDVEVCDFDGPFDEPQSLGHAEINFLKTNISDLADLWVSLEGKLAPACQTKLHLRIFLDNTRGGNVVKHYISKMEKEVGKKINLRSPQTNSAFQKLFGLPPEEFLINDFTCHLKRKMPLQGRLFVSARIIGFHANLFGHKTKFFLLWEDVEDIQIVPPTFSSMGSPIIVITLRQGRGVDAKHGAKTQDELGRLKFHFQSFVSFNVANRTIMALWKARSLSIEQKVQLVEDDPENESVTSEESVTLIGSDDVSMSEVHSCALQVPVSFFMELFSGGELDCRIMEKSGCASYSYTPWVSENNNVYERAVYYKFEKRISRYKVEVTSTQQKSLLDGNGCVLEEVMNFHGVPLGDYFNLHLRYQIDELVQKAKGCKVQVLFGIEWLKNTKHQKRITKNLLKNLQERLKLTFSLVEKEFLEKIGNRANILRTSSSSS from the exons ATGATGAAGCTTGTGGTTCGTGTGATTGAGGCAAAAAACTTGGTGGGTTTGGATTCAAATGGGTTGAGTGAACTATATGTGCAGTTAAAGGTAGGAAAACAAAAGTTTAAAACAAAGGTGATTAAGAATTTGACACCAGTTTGGGATGAACAATTCTGTTTTTGTGTTGATGACCTTAAAGAAAAACTTGTTATCTCTCTCAAGGATCTCAAGGATGAAGAGAAGTTCATTCATAATCATTTGGTTGCGAGACTTAAACTCCCGATTTCACTTGTTTTCGAGGAGGATAATAAATCCCTCGGCGAGGTTTGGTATTCGTTGAAATCCAAAAAGAAGAAGTTCAAGAATAAGGAGGGTG GTGAGATTCATTTGAGTATATTTATTTCCCAAAATCATGCATCGATGGAATCAAATGCTTCTAATGCTTCTAATGCTTCTAGTGATCAGTTATCAAATTCAAGAAAATATAGTGATGTGGTTACCTGTTCTCCTTCACAATCATCCAACGGGCGTTCGAACTCGTCTTCGCCTGTGAGGGAAGAAATTGCTCCTTCTAAGGATGAGAAAACTTTACAAAAAACATTTACTAGCCGACTTGCTCAAATATTTAATAAACTTTCTGACGTGCCTTCGGTTTCACCTAATATAAGCATGGACTATGACTTATCGGAGACGGATAAAGTTGAAGCTGGTGAGATCAAAACGGAGGACCAGACTTCTGATGAAACTTTTGAAGAAATTGTGAGAAAAATGCAGTCTGTAGATCAAGAAAGTGAAATTCCTAGCAACTTACCTGGAGGGGTTCTTATCGATCAATTATATGTTATTGCAACGGAAGACTTGAATGTGTTACTATTTTCACCTAGTTCAAGTTTTCCCAAGTCGGTATCGGAAGTACAAGGTACTACAGAGGTGCAAATGGGTCCTTGGAAGTTAGAGAACGAGAATAAAACCTTGAAAAGATCGCTTACATACGTCAAGGCCGCAACTAAATTAATGAAGGCTATCAAAGGCTACGAGGAACAAACGTATTTGAAAGCCGATGGGAAGAACTTTGCGGTTCTGGCAAGTGTTAGCACTCCTGATGTTATGTATGGAAGCACGTTTAAGGCGGAAGTACTTTACGTGATCACTACTGGACCCGAGTTGTCATCAGAAGAACAATGTTCGCGATTGGTGATATCGTGGAGAATGAATTTCTTACAAAGCACCATGATGAAAGGAGTGATAGAAAACGGAGCTCGACAAGGTATGAAGGAATCCTTCGATCAGTATGCCATTTTGTTATCTCAAACTGTTAAGCCTGTTGACTCGAAGGATCTTGGTTCTACCAAGGAACAAGCTTTAGCGTCGTTAAAGGCAGAGCCTCATTCAGAATGGAAGTTCGCAATGCATTATTTCGCTAATTTCACGTTCATCTCAACTTTCATAATGGGGTTGTATGTTCTTATCCACATCTGGTTGGCTACACCAACCACGATTGAAGGGCTCGAGACTTATGGACTTGACTTGCCAGATTCAATTAGTGAATTTGCGGTTTGTGCTATTTTGACTCTTCAAGGTCAACGCATGTGGGGTTTGATCTTGCGTTTCATGCGAGCTAGATCAAGAAAAG GTAGTGATCATGGAATTAAAGCACGAGGAGATGGATGGCTACTAACCGTGGCCTTACTCGAAGGAAGCAATATGCCGGCTATTGATTCAAGCCGACTTTGTAATCCATATATTGTTTTTACTTGCAATGGGAAAACAAGAGGTAGCTCAATCAAGTTCCGCAAATCTGATCCTTTATGGAATG AAATATTTGAGTTCGATGCAATGGACGAGCCTCCGTCTGTGTTGGATGTGGAAGTTTGTGATTTTGACGGACCCTTTGACGAACCTCAATCTCTAGGACATGCCGAAATCAACTTCCTTAAAACAAACATATCGGATCTTGCTGATTTATGGGTGTCTCTTGAAGGAAAGTTAGCTCCGGCATGCCAGACTAAATTGCACTTGAGAATTTTCTTGGACAACACTAGAGGTGGGAATGTCGTAAAACACTATATAAGTAAAATGGAGAAAGAAGTCGGGAAGAAG ATTAATTTGCGATCTCCTCAAACAAATTCAGCGTTTCAGAAACTCTTTGGACTTCCACCCGAGGAATTTCTCATCAATGATTTCACCTGTCATTTGAAAAGAAAAATGCCCCTACAG GGTCGTCTATTTGTTTCAGCAAGAATAATTGGATTTCATGCAAATTTGTTCGGACACAAGACAAAATTCTTTTTGCTTTGGGAAGACGTTGAAGACATACAGATCGTTCCTCCTACATTTTCATCAATGGGCAGTCCAATAATTGTCATAACTCTTCGTCAAGGGAGAGGCGTGGATGCAAAACACGGTGCAAAAACGCAAGATGAGCTAGGAAGACTCAAGTTCCATTTCCAATCGTTTGTATCTTTCAATGTTGCAAACAG GACTATCATGGCACTCTGGAAAGCGAGATCTTTGAGTATTGAACAAAAGGTCCAATTAGTTGAAGACGACCCTGAAAACGAAAGTGTTACCAGCGAAGAGAGTGTAACATTAATTGGCAGCGATGACGTTAGTATGTCCGAAGTTCATTCTTGTGCTCTTCAAGTTCCT GTCAGTTTCTTCATGGAGCTATTTAGTGGAGGTGAGTTGGACTGTAGGATCATGGAAAAATCTGGTTGTGCTAGTTATTCTTATACCCCTTGGGTATCCGAGAACAACAATGTCTATGAAAGGGCGGTATATTACAAATTTGAAAAACGTATTTCACGTTATAAAGTCGAAGTAACGAGTACTCAACAAAAATCTCTTTTGGATGGAAATGGTTGTGTTTTGGAAGAAGTTATGAACTTTCATGGAGTTCCTCTTGGTGATTATTTTAAT TTGCACCTTCGCTATCAAATTGACGAGTTAGTCCAAAAGGCGAAGGGATGTAAAGTTCAAGTATTATTTGGAATTGAATGGTTGAAAAATACAAAACATCAGAAAAGGATTACAAAGAACCTTTTAAAAAATCTACAAGAGAGATTAAAGTTGACATTTAGTTTAGTTGAGAAAGAGTTTTTGGAAAAAATAGGAAATCGAGCTAATATTCTCagaacatcatcatcatcatcctaG